The following is a genomic window from Synergistaceae bacterium.
CCTTGATGGCAACTACACAGTTTTTGGCGAAGTGTTGACAGGGATGGATGTAGTTGATAAAATAGCAAAAGCGAGAACCAATAGGGCCGATCGTCCGAGAGAAGATATTTGGATAGAAAAGATACGTCTAATAAAGTAGTTGATTTAGCTCAATTGAGAACATCTGTTGGGAGCGAAGCATCTTGTTTAAAGAAAAGGAAAGGGAATAATGA
Proteins encoded in this region:
- a CDS encoding peptidylprolyl isomerase; amino-acid sequence: LDGNYTVFGEVLTGMDVVDKIAKARTNRADRPREDIWIEKIRLIK